A genomic window from Caldicellulosiruptor kronotskyensis 2002 includes:
- a CDS encoding ABC transporter ATP-binding protein yields MIELYNISKIYKMGDNEVYALNGVTLKIQKNEFVAILGPSGSGKSTLMNIIGCLDTPTSGSYILDGNEVSKLSDNQLAEIRNSKIGFVFQQFNLIPQLTALENVELPLIYQGVSASKRHKLAKEALEKVGLGDRLHHRPRQLSGGQQQRVAIARALVTSPSIILADEPTGNLDSKSGSEIMQIFKQLHSQGSTIVLITHDNNIASQAKRIVRIHDGQIVEDTCLTYIF; encoded by the coding sequence ATGATTGAACTTTACAATATTAGTAAAATCTACAAGATGGGTGATAATGAGGTATATGCTCTGAACGGTGTAACACTGAAGATACAGAAAAACGAGTTTGTGGCAATTCTTGGTCCGTCAGGGTCAGGAAAGTCAACATTGATGAATATCATAGGCTGTCTTGACACACCAACATCTGGCAGTTACATTTTAGATGGAAATGAGGTGAGTAAGTTGTCTGACAATCAGCTTGCGGAGATTCGAAACAGCAAGATAGGGTTTGTATTTCAGCAGTTTAACTTAATTCCGCAGCTGACAGCACTTGAAAATGTTGAGCTTCCTCTTATATACCAGGGAGTTTCCGCATCAAAACGCCACAAGCTTGCCAAAGAAGCTTTAGAAAAGGTTGGACTTGGAGACAGGCTCCATCACAGACCAAGACAGCTCTCTGGAGGTCAGCAGCAAAGGGTGGCAATTGCAAGAGCGCTTGTTACAAGCCCGAGCATAATCCTTGCAGATGAACCAACAGGAAACTTGGACTCAAAGTCTGGCAGTGAGATTATGCAAATTTTTAAACAACTGCATTCTCAGGGAAGCACCATTGTTTTGATAACCCATGACAACAACATAGCATCGCAGGCAAAGAGGATTGTAAGAATTCATGATGGTCAAATAGTAGAAGATACATGTTTGACATATATTTTCTAA
- the hepT gene encoding type VII toxin-antitoxin system HepT family RNase toxin, whose amino-acid sequence MIIDDIIANKIQVIERCLKRIDEEYEHNPKNLLNYTKQDSIILNLQRAIEAAIDIAMHLCAVFKFGVPQSSREAFDLLEQNKVVSKELAKRLKAMVGFRNIAVHDYQAINLEILKNIIEKNLSDFLEFKGAVLNFLQKRS is encoded by the coding sequence ATGATAATAGATGATATAATTGCAAATAAGATACAGGTCATTGAAAGATGTTTGAAGAGAATAGACGAAGAATATGAGCATAACCCTAAAAATCTTCTAAATTACACAAAACAAGACTCAATTATTTTAAATCTTCAAAGAGCTATAGAAGCAGCAATAGACATTGCAATGCACCTGTGCGCAGTTTTTAAGTTTGGAGTCCCGCAAAGCAGCAGAGAAGCTTTCGATTTGTTAGAGCAAAATAAAGTTGTGTCAAAAGAGTTAGCCAAAAGACTGAAAGCCATGGTGGGTTTTAGAAATATTGCAGTGCATGATTATCAAGCCATTAATCTTGAGATTCTCAAAAATATAATTGAAAAAAATTTATCTGATTTTTTAGAATTTAAAGGTGCTGTACTGAATTTTTTGCAAAAAAGGAGCTGA
- a CDS encoding ABC transporter ATP-binding protein, translated as MLLEVKNLCKRYNKKIVLDDISFSVDKGKIVGLLGENGAGKTTLLKIIAGFSKPTSGQVLINNTRVGVETRRYVAFLPDSIMFPKWMKVKDALKFFVDFFDDFDLSRAKDMLEFLNISENGKIHDFSRGTIEKFSIALLLSRNTNLYLLDEPLAFVDPISRDVVINMILDNLSEDKTVIVSTNIISEIEHVFDEIIILKDGKIALIDSPENLREKSGVSVNQFFKEGGRR; from the coding sequence GTGCTTCTTGAGGTAAAGAATTTATGCAAGAGATATAACAAGAAGATTGTTCTGGATGATATTAGTTTTTCAGTTGATAAAGGCAAAATAGTTGGACTGTTAGGAGAAAACGGTGCTGGAAAGACAACGCTTTTAAAGATTATTGCAGGCTTTTCTAAACCTACTTCAGGGCAGGTTCTTATAAACAATACAAGGGTAGGAGTTGAAACACGCAGATATGTTGCGTTTTTACCAGATTCAATTATGTTTCCCAAGTGGATGAAAGTAAAGGATGCTTTGAAGTTTTTTGTAGATTTTTTTGATGATTTTGATTTATCAAGGGCAAAGGATATGCTTGAGTTTTTGAATATTAGCGAAAACGGAAAAATCCACGATTTTTCAAGAGGAACAATCGAAAAGTTTTCTATAGCACTTTTACTTTCAAGAAATACTAATCTGTATCTTTTAGACGAACCTCTTGCTTTTGTGGATCCAATCTCAAGAGATGTGGTGATAAATATGATTTTAGACAATCTTAGTGAAGATAAGACAGTTATTGTATCAACCAATATTATTTCTGAAATTGAGCATGTATTTGATGAGATTATCATTCTTAAAGACGGCAAGATTGCACTCATAGATTCGCCAGAAAACTTAAGAGAAAAGTCAGGAGTTTCTGTGAATCAATTCTTCAAAGAAGGTGGTAGAAGATGA
- a CDS encoding ABC transporter ATP-binding protein, which yields MKKALEVISVYKKFGRKEVIKGVSFDIEKGRIVGFVGPNGAGKTTTIKMITGLIKPDSGQVKIFGYDIVHEREMALKFIGSIIENPELYEYLTGYENLAQLARISNIPKSKIIEVAKLVGIDYALKEKTKKYSLGMKQRLALAMAILTDPKLLVLDEPTNGLDPSGIIELRSLLKSLANDKNVTIFISSHNLFEIQEICDKVVFIKEGKIETIENIDSSFIENVKFVLVLNEDRNTNDVVVKTTKVISCFEGVKILGVKENSIELELDRSKKVAFMNFLFQNGVNIKDFYEKVESLEDKYIKIYQN from the coding sequence GTGAAGAAAGCTCTTGAGGTAATTTCAGTCTACAAAAAATTTGGGAGAAAGGAGGTTATAAAAGGAGTTTCGTTTGATATTGAAAAAGGCCGAATAGTAGGGTTTGTGGGACCAAATGGAGCTGGTAAAACCACCACAATTAAAATGATAACAGGGCTTATAAAGCCAGATAGTGGACAGGTTAAAATTTTTGGGTATGACATTGTACATGAAAGAGAAATGGCATTAAAGTTTATTGGAAGTATAATAGAAAACCCCGAGCTTTATGAATATCTAACAGGATATGAAAATTTAGCTCAGCTTGCAAGAATTTCAAACATACCAAAGTCCAAAATAATTGAAGTTGCAAAACTTGTTGGTATTGACTATGCTCTCAAAGAAAAGACAAAAAAGTATTCGCTTGGAATGAAACAGAGGCTTGCTTTAGCGATGGCAATTTTGACAGACCCAAAACTTCTTGTCTTGGATGAGCCGACAAATGGGCTTGACCCGAGCGGTATTATTGAGTTAAGAAGCCTTTTGAAGAGTCTTGCAAATGATAAAAATGTAACGATATTTATATCATCTCACAATCTGTTTGAGATTCAAGAAATTTGCGATAAAGTGGTGTTTATTAAAGAAGGAAAGATAGAGACGATTGAAAACATAGACAGCAGTTTTATCGAAAATGTGAAGTTTGTTCTGGTATTAAATGAAGACAGAAATACAAATGATGTGGTGGTAAAAACTACAAAAGTAATATCTTGCTTTGAAGGTGTAAAAATTTTGGGAGTAAAAGAAAACAGTATTGAGTTAGAACTTGACAGAAGTAAAAAGGTAGCGTTTATGAATTTCCTCTTTCAAAATGGAGTTAATATAAAGGATTTTTACGAAAAAGTAGAATCTCTCGAGGACAAATATATAAAAATATACCAGAATTAG
- a CDS encoding GntR family transcriptional regulator: MVEFNPNVPIYLQVLEYLKKQIVSGKIRPGEKLPSVREMAQRFNINPNTAQRVFQELEREGLAKTERGIGNFVTSDTKLIQDLKEKMAEKIIEDFILAMKEIGYDKEEILNLLNKKLNGEE; encoded by the coding sequence TTGGTTGAATTTAATCCTAATGTTCCTATTTATCTTCAAGTGCTGGAATACCTGAAAAAACAGATTGTCAGTGGCAAGATAAGGCCTGGTGAAAAGCTTCCGTCTGTGAGGGAGATGGCACAAAGGTTTAATATTAATCCAAACACAGCCCAGAGGGTTTTTCAGGAGCTGGAAAGAGAAGGTTTGGCAAAAACAGAAAGAGGAATTGGGAATTTTGTTACGTCTGATACAAAACTTATTCAAGACTTAAAAGAAAAAATGGCTGAAAAGATTATAGAAGATTTTATCTTGGCAATGAAAGAGATTGGCTATGACAAAGAGGAAATCCTGAATCTTCTTAATAAAAAATTAAATGGGGAGGAGTAG
- a CDS encoding TraX family protein — protein sequence MEKLVLKLKSIPFFSAYSKDLTKSKSNLLKLIACITMFIDHTGFLFFPQKPLLRIIGRIAFPIFAYQVAVGFWHTSDHKRYLKRLLIFAIISQYPFYLMTGDVELNVIATFFFAALCLYFFKNSWYILIIIPLGISYFVPMDYGLYGVLAVLTFYYFYKKPILQLVGFSVLTIIFSNLNGWQIQLYSVLSVVLILLVRIIPVNFEFKLNKYFFYWFYPVHMLFLVFVGKLLGYS from the coding sequence GTGGAAAAGTTAGTATTAAAACTTAAATCAATACCCTTTTTTTCTGCATATTCAAAAGACCTTACAAAGTCAAAATCTAATTTATTAAAACTCATAGCATGCATAACCATGTTTATTGACCATACAGGATTTTTATTTTTTCCACAAAAGCCCTTGCTGCGAATAATTGGTCGCATTGCCTTTCCCATCTTTGCCTATCAAGTGGCGGTGGGGTTCTGGCACACATCTGACCATAAAAGGTACTTAAAAAGGCTTTTAATATTTGCCATCATATCCCAGTATCCTTTTTATCTTATGACAGGCGATGTAGAGCTAAATGTCATTGCAACCTTCTTCTTTGCAGCACTTTGTCTTTATTTTTTCAAAAACTCATGGTATATTCTGATAATTATTCCGCTTGGCATATCATACTTTGTTCCAATGGACTATGGACTCTATGGTGTTTTAGCAGTATTGACATTTTATTATTTTTACAAAAAGCCTATTTTGCAGCTTGTAGGATTTTCTGTTCTTACAATAATTTTTTCAAATCTTAATGGATGGCAGATTCAGCTATATTCTGTTTTAAGTGTAGTACTAATACTTTTAGTAAGAATAATACCAGTTAACTTTGAGTTCAAGCTCAATAAATACTTTTTTTACTGGTTCTATCCAGTGCACATGCTGTTTTTAGTTTTTGTTGGAAAGCTGCTGGGGTATTCGTGA
- a CDS encoding S-layer homology domain-containing protein, with protein MKLKVLISFLIVAWVVNLLSLTPFAAYKDIPSNANYKLDVERLNKLGILVYKDNFKPNQPITRAELAQALVKISNAEDDAISQKKYTLFSDIKPNTNLCGFVTWAVSKKYLTPMADGNFHPGEPATFSQVVTALVRVLGYSDTDIGGVWPQNYIDKAKQLGLCEGLNFSADSKVSRWAFAKMLSYLLDTQPKGSTAKFHEAVGLYSSILVLDTSKTSSKLLSGEVLTDSGVLVNTTKTSLDSGIKYMVKVQDGKITKVFGQETDSYQVAITKVNGKTVYFSEGGKKKSINLPASATYFISGAKQSYDAIENVLKPNQKISFVYSFDRNKIEYVVINDLYLQNIYGNYDEVLILANSNTTSSLSTNQIQTDKGIFYLASGIKPNSIQIGTKYGVYIKDDTITKVAQKIWDVKKYTIKSIDSNVIEVDQNGKSQSMTLLSKPAYYYQGIKRSYDSISNILKEDQILYVSKDIDAGKVMAYIIQDPYSTKYGTYSEVIVLQDALLNSALENNQVLTDKGIYNLADTNTKLEIGSKYAVYIKDDRITLVVKKLNSTDVYEVTDVVSSTNVKLKSQKGQENVIMPQKPVYYYNGSKINYSNLKSVLKSGQKVYFGYSKDGKTCEYIAIQDPYLSDYGTYTEVVVLANAVVSDKLSSNEVLTDKGIYAIKPAAGKLTVGAKYGVYINGDTITKVVKKLNSVDIAEISQVIGDTNVTLKKGNTTTTTSLPQKPVYYYNGNKVDYSNLKNVIKAGQKIYFGYNAAGNSYEYAIIQDPYYDSYGKYIETVVLGTYSTTKGLDVNEILTDQGILTLPENQSTNLELGAKYGLYIDQDNQITLVFKRLNSTDDMTVVSAISNKVTVDKGGTQVDMILPQNITYYYNGSKIDYSTALSKIQMLSSLVFGISTKKKGYDYCVVFDPVYSKPYIAGDQTYQTLKVGDLDISGSRKFIKDGDVVDYSYIQKYNVVYEVKDIWGRNSYILIVDNKVECYLKSFVPTRFTPKSIVVSVYDSATEKLVEKTYEISENCDSSWILSDTFKTSQRVYLLLGYDGKVVAISKP; from the coding sequence GTGAAACTCAAGGTTTTAATTTCTTTTTTGATTGTAGCGTGGGTTGTCAATTTACTATCTTTGACTCCTTTTGCAGCGTACAAGGACATTCCATCAAATGCAAACTACAAACTGGATGTTGAAAGGCTAAATAAACTCGGTATTCTTGTATACAAAGATAATTTCAAGCCAAATCAGCCGATAACAAGAGCTGAGCTTGCGCAAGCTCTTGTTAAAATCTCAAATGCAGAAGATGATGCCATCTCTCAAAAAAAATATACACTGTTTTCTGATATAAAACCAAACACAAATCTTTGCGGATTTGTCACATGGGCTGTAAGTAAAAAATATCTCACACCCATGGCGGATGGTAATTTTCATCCGGGTGAGCCTGCAACATTTTCACAGGTTGTGACAGCGCTTGTAAGAGTCCTTGGATATTCTGATACGGACATAGGCGGAGTGTGGCCGCAAAACTATATAGACAAAGCAAAACAGCTCGGGCTTTGCGAAGGTTTAAATTTTTCGGCAGACAGCAAAGTTTCTCGCTGGGCGTTTGCAAAGATGCTGTCTTATCTTTTAGATACGCAGCCAAAAGGAAGCACTGCAAAGTTTCATGAAGCTGTTGGGCTTTACAGTTCAATCCTTGTGCTTGATACATCAAAGACGTCAAGCAAGCTTTTGTCAGGTGAAGTTTTGACAGACTCAGGTGTTTTAGTAAACACAACAAAGACAAGCCTTGACAGTGGCATAAAATACATGGTAAAAGTACAAGATGGTAAAATCACAAAAGTGTTCGGACAGGAGACAGATTCATATCAGGTTGCAATAACAAAAGTGAATGGTAAAACTGTGTATTTTTCTGAAGGTGGTAAGAAAAAATCAATAAACCTTCCAGCATCAGCAACATATTTTATTTCAGGTGCAAAACAGAGCTATGATGCAATCGAAAATGTTTTAAAACCAAATCAAAAGATAAGTTTTGTATATTCATTTGACAGAAACAAAATAGAATATGTTGTAATAAACGATTTGTATCTGCAGAACATATACGGAAACTACGATGAAGTATTGATTCTTGCAAATTCGAATACAACCTCAAGTCTTTCAACAAATCAGATTCAGACAGACAAAGGTATATTTTATCTTGCATCTGGAATAAAACCGAACAGTATTCAGATTGGTACAAAGTACGGGGTTTATATCAAAGATGATACCATTACAAAAGTAGCTCAAAAAATCTGGGATGTAAAAAAGTATACAATAAAGAGCATAGACTCAAACGTCATAGAAGTTGACCAAAATGGGAAATCACAAAGTATGACTCTTTTATCAAAACCTGCATACTATTATCAGGGGATAAAACGGTCTTATGATTCTATTTCAAACATCTTGAAGGAAGATCAGATACTTTATGTATCAAAGGACATAGATGCAGGCAAGGTCATGGCATATATAATTCAAGACCCTTATTCCACAAAATACGGAACCTATTCAGAGGTTATAGTTTTGCAGGATGCGCTTTTGAATTCTGCACTGGAGAATAATCAGGTTTTGACAGACAAGGGTATATACAATCTTGCCGATACAAATACAAAACTTGAGATTGGTTCAAAGTATGCTGTGTATATCAAAGATGACAGGATAACTCTGGTTGTGAAAAAACTAAACTCAACAGATGTCTATGAAGTAACAGATGTTGTGAGTAGCACAAATGTAAAGTTAAAATCACAAAAAGGGCAAGAAAATGTCATTATGCCGCAAAAACCTGTCTACTACTACAACGGCAGCAAAATTAACTACAGCAATTTGAAGAGTGTTTTAAAATCAGGTCAGAAAGTGTATTTTGGTTATTCAAAAGATGGTAAAACATGTGAGTACATTGCAATACAGGACCCGTACCTATCTGATTATGGCACATATACAGAGGTTGTGGTACTTGCGAATGCGGTTGTTTCTGATAAACTATCTTCGAATGAGGTGTTGACAGACAAAGGAATATATGCTATAAAGCCAGCAGCTGGCAAGCTCACAGTTGGTGCAAAGTATGGGGTATATATTAATGGCGATACAATCACAAAGGTTGTAAAGAAGCTAAACAGTGTTGATATAGCTGAGATTTCACAGGTAATTGGAGATACAAATGTTACACTTAAAAAAGGGAATACTACTACCACAACATCCTTGCCTCAAAAACCTGTTTACTACTACAATGGGAACAAGGTTGACTACAGCAATCTCAAAAATGTTATAAAAGCAGGGCAGAAGATATATTTTGGATACAATGCGGCAGGAAATTCGTATGAATATGCAATTATTCAAGACCCATATTACGACAGTTATGGAAAGTATATTGAGACAGTTGTTTTAGGAACATATTCAACAACAAAAGGATTAGATGTCAACGAAATTTTAACAGACCAGGGTATTCTGACGTTGCCAGAAAACCAGAGCACAAATTTAGAACTTGGTGCAAAGTACGGACTTTATATCGACCAGGATAATCAAATAACCCTTGTGTTCAAGAGGCTAAATTCAACAGATGATATGACAGTAGTTTCTGCCATTTCAAACAAAGTTACAGTTGACAAGGGTGGAACACAGGTTGATATGATTTTGCCACAGAACATCACATATTATTACAACGGGTCTAAGATAGATTATTCAACAGCGCTTAGCAAGATTCAGATGTTAAGCTCGCTTGTATTTGGAATTTCAACTAAGAAAAAAGGGTATGACTACTGTGTAGTCTTTGACCCTGTATACAGCAAACCATACATTGCAGGTGACCAGACCTATCAGACCTTGAAAGTAGGGGATTTGGATATAAGCGGTAGCAGGAAGTTTATAAAAGATGGGGATGTTGTGGATTATAGTTATATTCAAAAGTATAATGTAGTATATGAAGTAAAGGATATATGGGGCAGAAATAGTTATATTCTGATAGTGGACAACAAAGTTGAATGTTATTTGAAAAGCTTTGTGCCAACAAGGTTTACACCAAAGTCAATAGTTGTGAGTGTGTATGATTCAGCCACAGAAAAGCTTGTTGAAAAGACGTATGAGATTAGCGAAAACTGTGACAGCTCGTGGATACTGTCAGATACTTTCAAGACAAGCCAGAGAGTTTACCTTCTTTTAGGCTACGACGGCAAAGTTGTTGCAATTTCTAAACCTTAA
- a CDS encoding ABC transporter permease subunit has translation MLALVKNELIKLFYRKKIFIAILIIIASAIVGVWGSIAYIKSVQPEEEIRSLQKTISQLQKEKSKIKDEVKKQKIDMQIYQLEQQLAQWKSVLESDSNNWRENLKKEIKELKIKMNQALDLSFSDSKENYRKEIIENEYYLSHNLKPLKRTDLNNFSVMILFLGMIIFMMPLIVFVLSSDIMSNEFSQKTIRILASQPIPRNSIVLSKFLTALIVSEGLILISEVLVYIVTGIIYGFTNLKYPTVIGTIYKEVGKAVVPVYGSSYIITLGKFLILALLLQALIIAACCALSVFISTLCKSNSLANILSFIVVYGIYFLVSPISQVVPAFKYLKMILLYSYLDPTKIITNDISVELSISFISPWFSILVIAVYLTIPIATALLNFKNKDILA, from the coding sequence ATGTTAGCTCTTGTAAAAAATGAGCTTATAAAACTTTTTTACAGAAAGAAGATTTTTATTGCTATACTCATTATAATTGCTTCTGCGATAGTGGGTGTTTGGGGAAGCATTGCTTATATTAAATCAGTTCAGCCAGAAGAGGAAATAAGGTCATTGCAAAAAACAATTAGTCAATTGCAAAAAGAAAAATCGAAAATAAAAGATGAAGTGAAAAAGCAAAAGATTGATATGCAAATATATCAACTTGAACAACAACTTGCTCAGTGGAAAAGTGTTCTAGAAAGTGATTCAAATAATTGGCGAGAAAATTTAAAAAAAGAAATCAAAGAACTTAAAATCAAGATGAACCAGGCTCTTGATTTGAGCTTTTCTGACTCAAAAGAAAATTATCGAAAAGAAATTATAGAAAACGAATACTATCTTTCACACAATCTAAAGCCACTTAAACGTACAGATTTAAATAATTTTAGTGTAATGATACTTTTTTTGGGTATGATAATATTTATGATGCCTTTAATAGTATTTGTGTTAAGTTCAGATATAATGTCAAACGAATTTTCGCAGAAGACTATAAGGATATTGGCCTCACAACCAATACCAAGAAACAGCATTGTTTTGTCAAAATTTTTAACAGCTTTAATTGTTAGCGAAGGGCTAATTTTGATTTCAGAAGTTTTAGTATATATAGTAACAGGAATAATTTACGGTTTTACCAATTTAAAATATCCAACAGTAATTGGAACAATTTACAAAGAAGTTGGAAAAGCAGTAGTACCTGTATATGGTAGTTCATATATTATAACACTGGGGAAATTTTTAATTTTAGCCCTTTTACTTCAGGCGCTAATAATTGCTGCATGTTGTGCACTCAGCGTATTTATTTCAACTCTGTGCAAGAGCAATTCGTTGGCAAATATTTTAAGTTTTATTGTGGTTTATGGAATTTATTTTTTGGTCTCACCAATTTCCCAAGTAGTTCCTGCTTTTAAGTATTTGAAGATGATACTTCTTTATTCTTATCTTGATCCTACCAAAATAATTACTAATGATATTTCAGTTGAATTAAGTATTAGTTTCATAAGCCCATGGTTCAGCATATTGGTAATTGCCGTATATCTTACTATTCCTATAGCAACGGCATTGTTGAATTTCAAAAATAAGGATATTTTGGCATAA
- a CDS encoding RNA-guided endonuclease InsQ/TnpB family protein, whose amino-acid sequence MYKTQKNHIRCNKQTYRLLRILCRVSKNLYNYALYHIRQHYFNTQQYLRYESVYHIVKENKNYRLLPSQVAQQTLLCVDEAFKSFFKLLVAKKEGKTDKKVSIPKYLPKDGMFLLSFPKDQFKVEKDKVRLSLGRNFYREFGVRHLYFDLPANILGKRIKEVRILPKFHGRWFEIEYVYEEVTQSYKLDRNKYLSIDLGLDNFAAVVDTIGTAFIIEGGYIKSVNRWYNKERARLQSIYSKQGIKYGSKLAKISLKRQHVVDNFLDQAVSLIIKHCLNNQIGTIVIGKMKYIKQEINLGKVNNQNFVGIPYEKFKKKLEAKCEYYGIGYKEVDESYTSQTCGRCGVVRKSNRKYRGLYVCKNCGYVVNADINGAMNILGKVAGESAAKQIASSGRVNRPVRIRVV is encoded by the coding sequence ATGTACAAAACTCAGAAAAATCATATAAGATGTAACAAACAAACATACAGACTACTGCGGATATTATGCCGTGTATCAAAAAACCTGTACAATTATGCTCTTTACCACATAAGGCAGCACTATTTCAATACTCAACAATATCTACGATATGAAAGTGTATATCACATTGTAAAAGAAAACAAAAACTACAGATTGCTTCCATCACAGGTTGCACAGCAGACACTTCTTTGTGTAGATGAAGCATTTAAATCATTTTTTAAACTTCTGGTAGCAAAGAAGGAAGGCAAAACTGACAAAAAGGTTTCAATACCGAAGTATCTGCCAAAGGATGGCATGTTTCTTCTCAGTTTTCCGAAAGACCAGTTCAAGGTAGAAAAAGACAAAGTAAGACTTAGCCTTGGCAGGAATTTTTACAGGGAGTTTGGGGTAAGGCACTTGTATTTTGACCTGCCAGCTAACATTTTGGGCAAGAGAATAAAAGAGGTCAGGATACTGCCAAAGTTTCATGGCAGATGGTTTGAAATTGAGTATGTGTACGAAGAAGTAACACAATCCTACAAGCTTGACAGGAACAAGTACCTGTCTATAGACTTGGGGCTTGACAACTTTGCGGCGGTGGTTGATACCATCGGGACTGCCTTCATAATAGAAGGCGGGTATATAAAATCAGTCAACCGATGGTACAACAAAGAAAGGGCAAGACTGCAAAGTATATACTCGAAACAGGGGATTAAATATGGTTCAAAACTTGCAAAGATTTCCCTCAAGAGGCAGCATGTAGTTGACAACTTTTTGGATCAGGCAGTAAGTTTAATAATCAAGCACTGTTTGAACAACCAGATAGGCACGATAGTAATTGGAAAAATGAAGTATATAAAGCAGGAGATAAATCTTGGTAAGGTGAACAATCAAAACTTTGTGGGTATACCTTATGAGAAGTTCAAGAAAAAGTTAGAGGCAAAGTGTGAGTATTATGGTATAGGATATAAAGAAGTGGATGAGAGCTACACATCACAGACGTGCGGCAGGTGCGGAGTGGTAAGGAAGAGCAATAGGAAATACAGGGGTCTATACGTATGCAAAAACTGTGGATATGTTGTGAACGCAGATATAAACGGAGCAATGAATATTTTGGGCAAAGTAGCTGGCGAGTCTGCTGCAAAGCAGATAGCCAGTAGTGGACGTGTGAACCGTCCTGTGAGAATAAGGGTAGTGTAA
- the mntA gene encoding type VII toxin-antitoxin system MntA family adenylyltransferase antitoxin, which yields MREINMEEIKKVVVDILKREISPWLIILFGSLVKGNFRKDSDIDIAYLSDKEISNVERFWVSQEIADSLNRDIDLIDLKKASTVLKAQIVGTGEVIYCEDEKRKNLFFMRALKEYALLNEERDVVLKSFFGMSIYSKGEKNDNR from the coding sequence ATGCGTGAGATTAACATGGAGGAAATAAAAAAGGTAGTTGTGGATATTTTGAAAAGAGAAATATCGCCCTGGCTTATAATTCTGTTTGGTTCTCTTGTTAAGGGGAATTTTAGAAAAGATAGCGATATTGACATTGCATATCTTTCTGATAAAGAAATATCAAACGTTGAGAGGTTTTGGGTTTCTCAAGAAATTGCGGATAGTTTAAACAGAGATATAGATTTGATTGATTTAAAAAAGGCTTCCACTGTACTAAAAGCCCAGATTGTTGGCACAGGAGAGGTCATATATTGCGAGGATGAGAAAAGAAAAAATTTATTTTTTATGAGGGCTTTGAAAGAATATGCACTTTTAAACGAAGAAAGAGATGTTGTTTTAAAAAGCTTTTTTGGGATGAGTATATATTCAAAGGGTGAGAAAAATGATAATAGATGA